In Solanum pennellii chromosome 3, SPENNV200, a single window of DNA contains:
- the LOC107015042 gene encoding probable xyloglucan endotransglucosylase/hydrolase protein 23 isoform X1 codes for MTSSSNSRLVLVMCFMISAFGIAIGAKFDQEFDITWGDGRAKILNNGDLLTLTLDKISGSGFQSKNEYLFGKIDMQLKLVPGNSAGTVTAYYLSSQGATHDEIDFEFLGNLSGDPYTLHTNVFSQGKGNREQQFHLWFDPTADFHTYSITWNPQRIIFYVDGTPIREYKNSESIGVSYPKNQPMRIYSSLWNADDWATRGGLVKTDWSQAPFSASYRNFSANACIPNSSSSCSSNSATLTSNSWLNEELDNTSQERLKWVQKNYMVYDYCTDSKRFPQGFPADCVQNN; via the exons GTGTTTTATGATTAGTGCTTTTGGCATTGCAATTGGGGCCAAGTTTGATCAAGAATTTGACATCACATGGGGTGATGGCAGAGCAAAAATACTTAACAATGGCGACCTCCTTACGCTCACACTTGACAAAATCTCTGGCTCTGGTTTTCAATCCAAGAATGAATATCTCTTTGGTAAAATTGACATGCAGCTCAAACTTGTCCCCGGAAATTCTGCTGGCACTGTCACTGCTTACTAT TTGTCATCACAAGGAGCAACACATGATGAGATAGATTTTGAATTCTTGGGAAATTTAAGTGGTGATCCTTATACTCTCCATACTAATGTATTTAGTCAAGGCAAAGGAAACAGAGAACAACAATTTCATCTCTGGTTTGACCCTACTGCTGATTTCCATACCTATTCCATCACTTGGAATCCACAACGCATCAT ATTTTATGTGGACGGAACGCCAATTAGAGAATACAAGAATAGTGAATCGATTGGAGTTTCATATCCAAAGAACCAACCAATGAGGATATATTCGAGTCTTTGGAATGCAGATGATTGGGCTACAAGAGGAGGACTTGTTAAGACTGATTGGAGCCAAGCACCCTTTAGTGCTTCTTACAGAAACTTCAGTGCTAATGCTTGTATTCCCAATTCTTCATCTTCTTGCAGTTCCAATTCTGCAACTTTAACAAGCAATTCATGGTTGAATGAAGAGTTAGATAACACAAGCCAAGAGAGGCTCAAATGGGTGCAGAAGAATTACATGGTTTATGATTACTGCACTGATTCAAAGCGATTTCCACAGGGATTTCCAGCAGATTGTGTTCAGAATAACTAA
- the LOC107015042 gene encoding probable xyloglucan endotransglucosylase/hydrolase protein 23 isoform X2 — MTSSSYSKLVLVMCFMISAFGIAIGAKFDQEFDITWGDGRAKILNNGDLLTLTLDKISGSGFQSKNEYLFGKIDMQLKLVPGNSAGTVTAYYLSSQGATHDEIDFEFLGNLSGDPYTLHTNVFSQGKGNREQQFHLWFDPTADFHTYSITWNPQRIIFYVDGTPIREYKNSESIGVSYPKNQPMRIYSSLWNADDWATRGGLVKTDWSQAPFSASYRNFSANACIPNSSSSCSSNSATLTSNSWLNEELDNTSQERLKWVQKNYMVYDYCTDSKRFPQGFPADCVQNN; from the exons GTGTTTTATGATTAGTGCTTTTGGCATTGCAATTGGGGCCAAGTTTGATCAAGAATTTGACATCACATGGGGTGATGGCAGAGCAAAAATACTTAACAATGGCGACCTCCTTACGCTCACACTTGACAAAATCTCTGGCTCTGGTTTTCAATCCAAGAATGAATATCTCTTTGGTAAAATTGACATGCAGCTCAAACTTGTCCCCGGAAATTCTGCTGGCACTGTCACTGCTTACTAT TTGTCATCACAAGGAGCAACACATGATGAGATAGATTTTGAATTCTTGGGAAATTTAAGTGGTGATCCTTATACTCTCCATACTAATGTATTTAGTCAAGGCAAAGGAAACAGAGAACAACAATTTCATCTCTGGTTTGACCCTACTGCTGATTTCCATACCTATTCCATCACTTGGAATCCACAACGCATCAT ATTTTATGTGGACGGAACGCCAATTAGAGAATACAAGAATAGTGAATCGATTGGAGTTTCATATCCAAAGAACCAACCAATGAGGATATATTCGAGTCTTTGGAATGCAGATGATTGGGCTACAAGAGGAGGACTTGTTAAGACTGATTGGAGCCAAGCACCCTTTAGTGCTTCTTACAGAAACTTCAGTGCTAATGCTTGTATTCCCAATTCTTCATCTTCTTGCAGTTCCAATTCTGCAACTTTAACAAGCAATTCATGGTTGAATGAAGAGTTAGATAACACAAGCCAAGAGAGGCTCAAATGGGTGCAGAAGAATTACATGGTTTATGATTACTGCACTGATTCAAAGCGATTTCCACAGGGATTTCCAGCAGATTGTGTTCAGAATAACTAA
- the LOC107015042 gene encoding probable xyloglucan endotransglucosylase/hydrolase protein 23 isoform X6 — protein MNSSSPKLVLVMCFMISAFGIAIGAKFDQEFDITWGDGRAKILNNGDLLTLTLDKISGSGFQSKNEYLFGKIDMQLKLVPGNSAGTVTAYYLSSQGATHDEIDFEFLGNLSGDPYTLHTNVFSQGKGNREQQFHLWFDPTADFHTYSITWNPQRIIFYVDGTPIREYKNSESIGVSYPKNQPMRIYSSLWNADDWATRGGLVKTDWSQAPFSASYRNFSANACIPNSSSSCSSNSATLTSNSWLNEELDNTSQERLKWVQKNYMVYDYCTDSKRFPQGFPADCVQNN, from the exons GTGTTTTATGATTAGTGCTTTTGGCATTGCAATTGGGGCCAAGTTTGATCAAGAATTTGACATCACATGGGGTGATGGCAGAGCAAAAATACTTAACAATGGCGACCTCCTTACGCTCACACTTGACAAAATCTCTGGCTCTGGTTTTCAATCCAAGAATGAATATCTCTTTGGTAAAATTGACATGCAGCTCAAACTTGTCCCCGGAAATTCTGCTGGCACTGTCACTGCTTACTAT TTGTCATCACAAGGAGCAACACATGATGAGATAGATTTTGAATTCTTGGGAAATTTAAGTGGTGATCCTTATACTCTCCATACTAATGTATTTAGTCAAGGCAAAGGAAACAGAGAACAACAATTTCATCTCTGGTTTGACCCTACTGCTGATTTCCATACCTATTCCATCACTTGGAATCCACAACGCATCAT ATTTTATGTGGACGGAACGCCAATTAGAGAATACAAGAATAGTGAATCGATTGGAGTTTCATATCCAAAGAACCAACCAATGAGGATATATTCGAGTCTTTGGAATGCAGATGATTGGGCTACAAGAGGAGGACTTGTTAAGACTGATTGGAGCCAAGCACCCTTTAGTGCTTCTTACAGAAACTTCAGTGCTAATGCTTGTATTCCCAATTCTTCATCTTCTTGCAGTTCCAATTCTGCAACTTTAACAAGCAATTCATGGTTGAATGAAGAGTTAGATAACACAAGCCAAGAGAGGCTCAAATGGGTGCAGAAGAATTACATGGTTTATGATTACTGCACTGATTCAAAGCGATTTCCACAGGGATTTCCAGCAGATTGTGTTCAGAATAACTAA